A single window of [Clostridium] hylemonae DSM 15053 DNA harbors:
- the metA gene encoding homoserine O-acetyltransferase MetA, translating into MPIRVQNDLPVKEILERENIFVMDEFRATHQDIRPIRIGLLNLMPLKEETELQILRSLSNTPLQVDVIFVNVSSHESKNTPTSHLNKFYQTFGEIKEQKFDGFIITGAPVEQMPFEEVDYWEELKEIMDWTTTHVTSTLHLCWGAQAGLYHHYGIDKVPLEHKRFGVFRHRVMNRKIPLVRGFDDVFYAPHSRHTDVPAEKIHADERLTMLAESEEAGAFLVMAQAGRQIFVMGHPEYDRITLDGEYKRDVGKGLEIECPVNYYPDDDPENRPLLTWRAHANNLYTNWLNYYVYQVTPYDLDGTPF; encoded by the coding sequence ATGCCTATCAGAGTACAGAATGATCTTCCGGTCAAAGAGATATTAGAGCGCGAGAATATATTTGTGATGGATGAGTTCCGGGCGACACATCAGGATATCCGCCCCATCAGGATCGGACTGCTGAATCTGATGCCGCTTAAGGAGGAGACGGAACTTCAGATACTCCGGTCGCTGTCCAACACACCGCTGCAGGTTGACGTGATATTTGTCAATGTCTCGAGCCATGAGTCGAAGAATACGCCGACAAGCCATCTGAACAAGTTTTACCAGACTTTCGGGGAGATAAAAGAGCAGAAGTTCGACGGTTTTATCATCACCGGGGCGCCGGTGGAACAGATGCCGTTTGAAGAAGTGGACTATTGGGAGGAATTAAAGGAGATCATGGACTGGACGACAACACATGTCACTTCCACGCTTCATCTGTGCTGGGGAGCCCAGGCGGGGCTGTACCATCATTACGGCATCGACAAGGTGCCTCTTGAGCACAAGCGCTTCGGCGTGTTCCGCCACAGAGTGATGAACCGGAAGATACCGCTCGTGCGGGGGTTTGATGATGTATTTTATGCGCCTCATTCCAGGCATACGGACGTACCGGCGGAGAAGATACACGCGGATGAGAGGCTGACAATGCTCGCGGAATCTGAGGAAGCCGGGGCGTTTCTGGTGATGGCGCAGGCCGGCCGCCAGATCTTTGTGATGGGACATCCGGAATATGACAGGATCACGCTGGACGGAGAATATAAGCGGGACGTCGGAAAAGGGCTGGAGATAGAATGTCCTGTAAACTATTATCCGGACGACGATCCGGAGAACAGGCCGCTGCTCACGTGGAGAGCGCATGCCAACAATCTTTATACGAACTGGCTCAATTATTACGTGTATCAGGTGACCCCTTACGATCTGGACGGGACACCGTTTTAA
- a CDS encoding flavodoxin — protein MKKFVSLLLSLSLIFSLAACSQSEDSDTGSEQPPESNSLEVTDMQVPENFVLIKGGSFQMGSPDSEAWRSADETQHLVTVSDFYMSKYELTQKEYEEITGNNPSNFKGDDLPLENISWLDAVAYCNARSEKDGLTPVYTIDGQNVSWDRSANGYRLPTEAEWEYACRAGTTTPFYMENSPSAEDANYYSHYPYEIEDNYFSQGNLEVKPGEYRETTVPIDSFPENPYGLYNMHGNVSEWVWDYYGEYGVEEQTDPAGPVSGTLRVYRGGGWNDFAKNMRSAYRATLEQNKGSFNLGIRLVRNATPGTGSVSGIGSQITGGNGDGKILIAYFSWGGNTKGVAEEIKHQTGADLFEITLVNPYSSDYNTVLDEAQRDQNAQARPELTSHIDNMDEYDTVMIGYPNWWASIPMPIASFLEEYDFSGKTILPFCSHGGGRFGQSLTAITKLAPDATMGEALSIHYSGGSELSGDVTEWLNSNGIQ, from the coding sequence ATGAAAAAATTTGTATCTCTGCTTTTATCGCTTTCCCTCATTTTCTCTCTGGCGGCTTGCAGTCAGTCGGAAGATTCTGACACAGGTTCAGAACAGCCGCCTGAAAGCAATTCTTTGGAGGTAACAGATATGCAGGTTCCCGAAAACTTTGTTTTAATTAAAGGCGGTTCATTCCAAATGGGCAGCCCCGATTCCGAAGCGTGGCGTAGTGCTGATGAAACACAGCACTTGGTTACAGTCAGCGATTTCTATATGAGCAAATACGAACTGACGCAAAAGGAATATGAAGAAATCACAGGCAATAATCCCAGCAATTTCAAAGGAGATGATCTGCCGCTCGAAAATATCTCTTGGCTCGACGCAGTAGCTTACTGCAACGCCCGAAGCGAAAAGGACGGCTTAACCCCGGTTTATACAATTGACGGACAGAATGTTTCTTGGGACAGAAGTGCAAACGGCTACCGCCTACCCACCGAAGCGGAATGGGAATATGCCTGCCGAGCCGGGACGACGACACCGTTTTATATGGAAAACTCTCCGAGTGCCGAGGACGCAAACTATTACAGCCATTACCCTTATGAAATAGAGGATAACTATTTTTCACAAGGTAATTTGGAAGTAAAACCCGGTGAGTACAGAGAAACCACCGTCCCGATAGACAGTTTTCCCGAAAATCCTTACGGGCTTTACAATATGCACGGCAATGTAAGCGAATGGGTATGGGATTATTACGGCGAATATGGAGTTGAAGAACAAACCGACCCCGCAGGCCCCGTTTCCGGCACTCTGCGGGTTTATCGTGGCGGCGGTTGGAATGACTTTGCAAAAAATATGCGTTCTGCCTACCGTGCCACGCTGGAACAGAACAAGGGTAGTTTTAATCTTGGGATTCGTTTAGTGCGAAATGCTACGCCCGGGACAGGTAGCGTATCCGGCATAGGTTCACAAATCACAGGAGGAAACGGCGACGGTAAAATTTTGATTGCATATTTCTCTTGGGGCGGAAATACAAAGGGCGTTGCCGAAGAAATCAAGCATCAGACGGGCGCAGACTTGTTTGAAATCACATTGGTAAATCCATATTCGAGTGATTATAACACCGTTTTGGACGAAGCACAGCGAGATCAGAACGCACAAGCCCGCCCGGAGCTTACAAGCCATATAGATAATATGGACGAATACGATACCGTTATGATCGGTTATCCCAACTGGTGGGCTTCAATTCCTATGCCGATTGCTTCTTTTCTTGAAGAATACGATTTTTCGGGTAAAACGATACTTCCGTTCTGCTCTCACGGCGGCGGTCGCTTCGGACAAAGCTTGACGGCTATTACCAAACTTGCGCCGGACGCTACAATGGGTGAAGCTCTTTCTATTCACTATTCGGGTGGTTCGGAGCTTTCGGGTGATGTTACTGAATGGCTGAACAGCAATGGGATTCAATAA
- a CDS encoding PF20097 family protein has protein sequence MKCPYCNKNMKPGKIWQDRYALKWVPSERRFPFGGGIRLTSIIEDRPFIEAYYCDNCKILISKLKE, from the coding sequence ATGAAATGTCCTTATTGTAATAAAAACATGAAGCCAGGTAAAATATGGCAAGACCGGTACGCCCTTAAATGGGTTCCGTCAGAGCGGAGATTTCCGTTTGGAGGAGGCATCAGGCTGACATCAATTATAGAGGACCGCCCGTTTATCGAGGCATATTATTGTGATAACTGTAAGATATTAATATCTAAGTTAAAAGAATAA
- a CDS encoding helix-turn-helix domain-containing protein: protein MTINEASERYKIPLKILQEYESWGLCGEVKKVMGSWHYDESDIERLSTIMTLHDIGFTNDEVKKYMRLLLKGKSTEKERLKMLGEKRNGTLDEIHFKEKQLDRLDYLRFEIQKSNQK, encoded by the coding sequence ATGACAATCAATGAAGCAAGTGAACGATATAAAATCCCCCTTAAAATCTTGCAGGAATATGAAAGCTGGGGATTGTGCGGAGAAGTCAAAAAAGTTATGGGTTCGTGGCATTATGATGAAAGCGATATTGAACGATTAAGTACCATTATGACGCTTCACGACATCGGATTCACCAACGATGAGGTGAAAAAATATATGCGTTTACTGTTAAAAGGAAAATCTACCGAAAAAGAACGGCTTAAAATGCTCGGTGAAAAAAGAAACGGAACACTCGATGAAATTCACTTTAAGGAAAAGCAATTAGACCGCTTGGATTATCTTCGGTTTGAAATACAAAAAAGCAATCAAAAATAA
- a CDS encoding cupin domain-containing protein — translation MKVLDKKQFEKINVFGTGNPNEAFAKYFIGKSFLNPLTNPQETAVFLANVTFEPGCRNNWHIHHAKSGGGQLLICTAGEGWYQEENKPPVSLTAGTVITIPAEVKHWHGAKKDSWFSHIAVEVPGENTSNEWCEPVNDEEYNKLEDK, via the coding sequence ATGAAAGTTTTGGATAAAAAGCAATTTGAAAAAATCAATGTTTTCGGAACGGGTAATCCAAACGAAGCATTTGCAAAATATTTCATAGGCAAATCCTTTTTAAACCCGTTGACAAATCCGCAGGAAACAGCCGTTTTCCTTGCTAATGTAACCTTTGAACCGGGTTGCCGTAACAACTGGCACATTCATCACGCCAAAAGTGGTGGCGGTCAGCTTCTCATTTGCACAGCGGGCGAGGGGTGGTATCAGGAAGAAAATAAACCGCCTGTTTCTCTCACCGCCGGAACGGTAATTACCATTCCGGCAGAGGTGAAACATTGGCACGGAGCGAAAAAAGATAGCTGGTTCTCTCATATCGCCGTAGAAGTGCCGGGCGAGAACACCTCAAATGAATGGTGTGAGCCTGTAAACGATGAAGAATACAATAAATTGGAGGACAAATAA
- a CDS encoding LysR family transcriptional regulator: MELRVLNYFLAVAREENFTKAAQQLHLTQPTLSRQIADLEQELGVKLFVRSNHNIILTEDGMILKRRAQEILSLADKTKRDFLQKDENLEGIISIGSGEFLSTRCLTDCIAQFRQKYPLVRYEFYSGNAENIRDRIGRGLLDIGLMSEPIDIRKYEFISMPIQEEWGALVREDSSLIGKEFIVPQDLVGIPLILPLGDFAQSNIGKWFGEYATQIDIIAKGNLLYNEAMMAQSNIGAVIGIKLNCNYDGLRFIPLKPALKIDTALAWKKEQMFSATTSAFIDFATQYLKSISDDRI; encoded by the coding sequence ATGGAACTTCGTGTATTAAATTATTTTTTGGCAGTTGCAAGAGAAGAAAATTTTACAAAAGCAGCACAACAGCTTCACTTGACACAGCCGACACTATCACGCCAAATTGCCGATTTGGAACAGGAGCTTGGAGTTAAGCTATTTGTCCGTAGCAATCACAATATTATTTTAACCGAGGACGGAATGATATTAAAACGCCGAGCACAGGAGATTTTATCTTTGGCAGACAAAACGAAACGGGATTTTCTGCAAAAGGATGAAAATCTGGAAGGCATTATATCAATTGGTAGCGGTGAATTTTTATCTACTCGCTGTTTGACAGATTGCATTGCCCAGTTTCGTCAAAAGTACCCCCTTGTACGCTATGAATTTTACAGCGGAAATGCCGAAAACATTCGCGATCGCATAGGAAGAGGTCTTTTGGATATAGGCTTGATGTCTGAACCGATTGACATACGGAAATATGAGTTTATCAGTATGCCCATTCAAGAAGAATGGGGAGCTTTGGTACGAGAGGATTCCTCGCTTATAGGGAAAGAGTTCATTGTACCGCAGGATTTGGTTGGAATTCCGCTAATCCTGCCCTTGGGAGATTTTGCACAGAGTAATATCGGCAAGTGGTTTGGTGAATATGCTACACAGATCGATATTATTGCAAAAGGAAACTTATTATATAATGAGGCAATGATGGCTCAAAGCAATATCGGTGCAGTAATCGGGATCAAATTGAATTGTAACTACGACGGATTGCGATTTATACCTCTTAAACCTGCTCTCAAAATTGATACTGCATTGGCGTGGAAAAAAGAGCAAATGTTTTCTGCCACAACTTCTGCGTTTATAGATTTTGCAACTCAATACCTGAAAAGCATTTCTGACGATAGAATATAA
- a CDS encoding TnpV protein: MWGQQQARYLKQNYKVLYMNLLTRGKLNSYLADVEEQAENMFFRLVDQLAEQEGVTEKLKTEHQMLWVQKMNNIHNRTIEIVNGNLIYI; encoded by the coding sequence ATATGGGGACAACAGCAGGCAAGATACTTAAAGCAAAACTATAAGGTTTTGTATATGAATTTGCTGACAAGAGGCAAGTTGAATAGCTATCTTGCTGATGTTGAGGAGCAAGCGGAGAATATGTTTTTTCGGCTGGTAGATCAACTTGCCGAGCAAGAGGGCGTGACAGAAAAACTAAAAACTGAACATCAAATGCTGTGGGTACAGAAGATGAACAATATCCATAATCGAACGATAGAGATTGTAAATGGCAATTTGATTTACATCTAA
- a CDS encoding carboxymuconolactone decarboxylase family protein has translation MELHKTDPEFAERLEHFAFDEVINEENQQLEPFTLYMAILATLIGCGGVDAYKEMIPQALENGITPIVAKEIVYQATDYLGYGRMLPFLNVTNEILTENGIDLPLDGQATTTLDDRLEKGIEAQAEIFGEHMKEAWKAGHINRWLAANCFGDYYTRKGLDLSERELITFCFLMAQGGCEPQLIAHAEGNMNMGNDKGFLIRVVSQCLPYIGYPRSLNAVTCINKAVEQ, from the coding sequence ATGGAATTACATAAAACAGACCCCGAATTTGCAGAACGCTTGGAGCATTTTGCATTTGATGAAGTTATAAACGAAGAAAACCAGCAATTAGAACCCTTTACCCTCTATATGGCGATTTTGGCAACACTAATCGGCTGCGGAGGTGTGGATGCCTATAAAGAAATGATCCCCCAAGCGTTGGAAAACGGTATTACGCCGATAGTCGCAAAGGAGATCGTTTATCAAGCGACCGACTATTTGGGTTATGGAAGAATGTTGCCTTTTCTGAATGTTACTAATGAAATATTGACCGAGAACGGAATAGATCTTCCGCTTGACGGACAGGCAACGACCACCCTTGATGATAGACTGGAAAAAGGAATTGAAGCACAGGCAGAAATCTTTGGCGAACATATGAAAGAGGCTTGGAAAGCAGGACATATCAACCGTTGGCTGGCGGCAAACTGTTTCGGCGACTACTATACCCGAAAAGGTCTTGATCTTTCCGAGCGTGAACTCATTACCTTTTGTTTTCTTATGGCACAGGGCGGCTGTGAACCGCAGCTTATTGCTCACGCAGAAGGAAATATGAATATGGGAAATGACAAGGGCTTTTTGATTCGTGTTGTTTCGCAGTGCTTGCCGTATATCGGCTACCCCCGCAGCTTAAACGCCGTTACCTGCATTAACAAGGCGGTGGAACAATGA
- a CDS encoding maltose acetyltransferase domain-containing protein codes for MTEKEKMLCGEFYDTRDSELRRLSNNAKDLMRVYNSLSAENMELKKSERRNKNGIT; via the coding sequence ATGACAGAAAAAGAGAAAATGCTCTGCGGCGAGTTTTATGATACAAGAGATTCAGAACTTCGCCGTTTGAGCAATAATGCAAAAGACCTTATGCGGGTATATAACAGTCTGTCTGCCGAAAATATGGAACTGAAAAAATCTGAAAGGAGAAACAAAAATGGAATTACATAA
- a CDS encoding flavodoxin, translated as MSKKLVTYFSASGVTKTAAERLAKAEGADLFEIKPAVPYTRADLDWTNKKSRSSVEMSAPTSRPQIAERLPNMGDYDTVFIGFPIWWYVAPAIINTFVESYDFSGKTIVPFATSGGSGMGKTVEVLKSLCPTANWEKGKMLNRVSDQELITWVNSL; from the coding sequence ATGAGTAAAAAGTTAGTTACATACTTTTCGGCAAGCGGTGTTACCAAAACTGCAGCCGAGCGTTTGGCAAAGGCGGAAGGTGCCGACCTCTTTGAAATTAAACCTGCTGTTCCATATACCCGTGCTGACCTTGATTGGACAAACAAAAAGAGCCGCAGTTCCGTTGAAATGAGCGCCCCAACATCTCGCCCTCAAATAGCTGAACGACTTCCCAATATGGGGGACTATGACACCGTGTTTATCGGTTTCCCGATTTGGTGGTATGTTGCGCCTGCCATTATCAACACTTTTGTGGAAAGCTATGATTTTTCGGGAAAGACCATAGTTCCCTTTGCAACCAGCGGCGGCAGCGGAATGGGCAAGACCGTAGAAGTGCTGAAATCGCTCTGCCCGACCGCAAACTGGGAGAAAGGCAAAATGTTGAACCGGGTATCCGATCAGGAACTTATTACTTGGGTGAATAGTCTTTAA
- a CDS encoding AI-2E family transporter yields MDNENKNNQEDGQEKSQEKGKRSDYYAKQPRFGGKGPSKIRQQFNRGMTAFLVVAASILFYFALLRLTNLSEGFTKIFDVLKPVIYGCVFAYLMNPIVKQVDNYLRPVLEKKIKKHDGARKLSRACGIFLSIIILFVLIITLCNLLIPELYSSIRNLVFTLPGQLNELVDKLNNVKLEDSTTGALIKTAVEEGTDMLQTWLRTDLLTRANDIMSNLTVGVISIISEIINALIGIIISIYILFSKETFSRQSKKTVYALMKPEHGNMLLHLATKSNEIFGGFIIGKIIDSLIIGVLCFMGLSILNMPYTVLVSVIIGVTNVIPFFGPYIGAIPSAVLILLSDPVKGIYFILFVLLLQQFDGNILGPKILGDSTGLSAFWVIVAILLGGGLFGFVGMIMGVPTFAVIYYIVQMILNNKLERKKLPADSKYYDMLSYVDNQGKYIHSEEYKTEKKESEGK; encoded by the coding sequence ATGGATAATGAAAATAAAAACAACCAGGAAGACGGTCAGGAAAAAAGTCAGGAAAAAGGGAAGCGTTCTGACTATTATGCAAAACAGCCCCGGTTCGGGGGCAAGGGTCCGTCGAAGATCCGCCAGCAGTTCAACAGGGGAATGACGGCTTTTCTTGTAGTGGCGGCAAGTATTTTGTTTTACTTTGCGCTGCTGCGGCTGACGAATCTGTCGGAAGGATTTACGAAGATTTTTGATGTGCTAAAGCCTGTCATTTACGGCTGTGTGTTTGCGTATCTGATGAATCCCATTGTGAAGCAGGTAGACAACTACCTTAGACCGGTCCTTGAAAAGAAGATAAAAAAACACGACGGCGCGCGAAAGCTTTCGAGAGCATGCGGGATATTTCTGTCCATCATTATTCTCTTTGTATTGATCATTACGCTGTGCAATCTGCTCATACCGGAATTATATTCCAGTATACGTAATCTTGTATTCACACTGCCGGGCCAGCTCAATGAGCTCGTTGACAAGCTTAACAATGTAAAGCTTGAGGACTCTACGACAGGGGCGCTCATCAAGACCGCAGTGGAGGAAGGGACAGACATGCTGCAGACATGGCTGAGAACGGACCTTCTGACGAGGGCGAATGACATCATGTCCAATCTGACGGTAGGGGTCATCAGTATCATCAGTGAGATCATCAATGCGCTCATCGGTATTATCATATCTATCTATATACTGTTCAGCAAGGAGACCTTCTCCCGGCAGAGCAAGAAAACCGTCTATGCGCTCATGAAACCGGAACACGGCAATATGCTGCTGCACCTGGCGACAAAGAGCAATGAGATATTCGGCGGCTTTATTATAGGAAAGATCATTGATTCACTGATCATCGGAGTGTTGTGTTTTATGGGCCTTTCCATTCTCAACATGCCTTACACGGTGCTTGTCAGCGTGATCATCGGCGTCACGAACGTGATCCCGTTTTTTGGCCCTTATATCGGCGCGATACCGAGCGCTGTGCTCATATTGCTGTCAGACCCGGTAAAAGGGATATACTTTATTCTCTTTGTACTGCTGCTGCAGCAGTTTGACGGAAATATACTCGGTCCGAAGATTCTGGGTGATTCCACAGGTCTGTCGGCTTTCTGGGTGATCGTGGCGATCCTTCTCGGAGGAGGCCTGTTCGGATTTGTCGGTATGATCATGGGAGTCCCTACATTTGCGGTTATCTACTACATCGTACAGATGATATTGAACAACAAGCTTGAGCGGAAAAAGCTGCCGGCGGACTCAAAATACTATGACATGCTGAGCTATGTGGACAATCAGGGAAAATATATCCATTCCGAAGAGTACAAGACAGAGAAAAAGGAAAGTGAGGGAAAATAA
- a CDS encoding DMT family transporter: MKKTGILPYAAGVVMAVFFGLSFLVTQQGLAEIPPMVLMSFRFALAAVFMTILRAFGVIHISYKNKPVMGVIALSVFYPGISFFFETISLQYVSSSQAGILVSIMPIFVTLFGIVILKEKPMRIQVFFIILSVTGVLVTVVFARSSGNEGTFFGILLMLVSVLGGSVNNVLSRKYSKYFSSVEITYTMICLGAVIFTCISFIQGIFERDVWRAYLIPFGSAKMMFVVVELSIGTSAVAFFCMNYMLSKLKAVNAAVFINLATVISIAAGVLIVKEHLYWYQIVGGCLIILSVWGTNYFENRVKNLKEKEGA, translated from the coding sequence ATGAAAAAAACAGGTATTCTGCCGTATGCGGCAGGTGTTGTGATGGCAGTATTCTTCGGGCTGTCCTTTCTGGTGACACAGCAGGGGCTGGCGGAGATACCCCCTATGGTCCTGATGAGCTTCAGGTTTGCGCTGGCAGCGGTTTTTATGACAATTCTGAGGGCATTCGGCGTCATACATATCAGTTATAAAAATAAGCCGGTGATGGGTGTGATCGCCCTGTCGGTGTTTTATCCCGGGATCTCGTTTTTCTTTGAGACGATCAGCCTGCAGTATGTCTCGTCTTCCCAGGCAGGGATCCTTGTATCGATCATGCCGATATTCGTGACATTGTTCGGCATTGTGATACTGAAAGAAAAGCCGATGCGGATACAGGTGTTTTTTATCATCCTGTCAGTGACGGGGGTGCTGGTCACGGTCGTATTTGCCAGGAGCAGCGGGAACGAGGGTACGTTTTTCGGAATACTGCTGATGCTCGTGTCGGTGCTCGGAGGTTCTGTCAACAACGTACTCTCGCGGAAATATTCCAAATATTTTTCATCCGTTGAGATAACGTACACGATGATATGCCTGGGGGCTGTTATATTTACCTGTATCTCATTCATCCAGGGTATCTTCGAGCGGGATGTCTGGAGGGCATATCTCATTCCGTTTGGCTCTGCAAAAATGATGTTTGTGGTTGTGGAGCTCAGTATCGGTACATCGGCCGTGGCATTTTTCTGTATGAACTATATGCTTTCAAAGCTGAAAGCGGTCAATGCGGCAGTATTTATCAATCTTGCCACCGTCATATCCATTGCGGCCGGCGTACTCATTGTGAAAGAACATTTATACTGGTACCAGATCGTGGGGGGATGTTTGATAATACTGAGCGTGTGGGGGACTAATTATTTTGAAAACCGTGTGAAAAATTTAAAGGAAAAGGAGGGTGCATAA
- a CDS encoding Na+/H+ antiporter NhaC family protein, giving the protein MEENKEKRLEFRGGSFFAVLPLILFVVVCIMLFVVFKVFEMEGLCMGGILVLIVGSLFSKDWSRYWRAVVKGMTSEMMNTLALILLVVGIFAKMMSRGGVAQGFVWLGDSMGLHGGMFVVFAFIATSIISMSTGTSIGTLFSGFPILYPSGILLGAHPLYLAGAILSGAIFGDNVAPISDTTIASAASQSYKNKKGTADIGGVVATRMKYALIAMVIACGLFLVLGNAGAGDPAGKEILEAYKDPKGLIMLIPVAVLLTVAIIKRDIFIAVTWGIISGTVIGLVAGILTPADIVSVEDGALAGFAIDGIKNMLGTVGYLYAVAGIIGVLNESGMMQKMIDALLKSKLNKSIIGSEFIIGFGIILTSICLGSANGPAIIMYGPIADKIGQESGLHPYRRSNLLDGFASTLSVIIPFTSSFIFIVISCITGLMEEYSFIQAINPIALAGATFHCIALFGVFVFSVLTGWGREYEGPDGERIKAKKA; this is encoded by the coding sequence ATGGAAGAAAATAAAGAAAAACGTTTGGAATTCAGAGGAGGTAGCTTTTTTGCCGTACTTCCGCTCATATTGTTCGTAGTTGTCTGTATCATGCTCTTTGTGGTCTTTAAGGTGTTTGAGATGGAAGGCCTCTGTATGGGCGGTATACTCGTGCTGATCGTCGGAAGTCTGTTCTCAAAGGACTGGAGCCGTTACTGGCGCGCTGTTGTCAAGGGAATGACATCTGAGATGATGAACACACTTGCCCTGATTCTGCTCGTGGTAGGAATCTTCGCCAAAATGATGTCAAGGGGCGGCGTTGCCCAGGGGTTTGTATGGCTCGGAGATTCCATGGGACTGCACGGCGGCATGTTCGTCGTATTCGCGTTTATCGCCACAAGTATCATATCCATGTCGACCGGAACATCCATCGGTACACTGTTCTCAGGATTTCCGATCCTCTACCCGTCAGGAATCCTGCTCGGAGCACATCCGCTGTATCTGGCAGGCGCAATCCTGTCCGGAGCCATATTCGGCGACAATGTTGCGCCTATATCTGACACAACGATCGCATCCGCCGCGTCACAGAGTTATAAGAACAAAAAAGGTACTGCGGATATCGGAGGTGTTGTAGCTACACGTATGAAGTATGCTCTTATTGCCATGGTGATCGCATGCGGCCTCTTCCTCGTGCTCGGCAACGCGGGCGCGGGCGACCCGGCCGGCAAAGAGATACTGGAAGCCTACAAAGACCCGAAGGGGCTTATCATGCTCATTCCGGTTGCGGTACTCCTCACGGTAGCTATCATTAAGCGGGATATCTTTATCGCAGTCACATGGGGGATCATATCCGGTACGGTCATCGGACTTGTGGCGGGGATCCTTACGCCGGCTGATATCGTCTCTGTGGAAGACGGAGCGCTCGCCGGGTTTGCCATAGACGGTATCAAGAACATGCTCGGAACGGTGGGCTATCTGTATGCAGTGGCGGGTATTATCGGGGTGCTCAATGAGAGCGGAATGATGCAGAAGATGATAGATGCGCTGCTAAAGAGCAAGCTGAACAAGTCGATCATCGGTTCTGAATTCATCATCGGCTTCGGTATCATCCTTACTTCTATCTGCCTTGGTTCTGCCAATGGACCGGCCATCATCATGTATGGTCCGATCGCTGACAAGATAGGGCAGGAGAGCGGGCTTCACCCATACCGGCGGTCCAACCTGCTGGACGGATTTGCCAGCACGCTGTCGGTCATCATCCCGTTCACCAGTTCGTTTATCTTTATTGTGATCAGCTGTATCACCGGACTGATGGAGGAATATTCTTTTATACAGGCCATAAATCCGATCGCCCTGGCGGGCGCTACCTTCCACTGTATCGCGCTGTTCGGAGTGTTTGTATTCTCCGTGCTGACCGGATGGGGAAGGGAATACGAAGGCCCGGACGGAGAACGGATCAAAGCCAAAAAAGCATAG
- a CDS encoding flavodoxin codes for MKKVFSILVVLTLLFSLAACSNSTTNEGSSSPTQQSSDQSSTPAEESNSQNDSSQPVEESNNPSNSSAPTETGSKSLVVYFSWSGNTENVAKSIQSQTDSDIFEIVPATPYSDDYDAVVDLAQEEQRNDARPAISGNIENFEQYDVVYVGFPNWWGDMPMILYTFFDTYDLSGKTVALFCTSGGSGLSGTVNEVKSLEPNATVTEGFHIGSGSSSNPDNAVSEWLNNIGLAK; via the coding sequence ATGAAAAAAGTATTTTCAATTCTTGTGGTTCTTACCCTGCTGTTCTCTCTTGCAGCTTGCAGCAACAGCACAACGAATGAGGGATCGTCCTCTCCCACACAGCAATCAAGCGACCAAAGTTCTACGCCTGCGGAAGAATCAAATAGTCAAAACGATTCTTCCCAGCCTGTCGAAGAATCGAATAATCCAAGTAATTCTTCCGCACCTACCGAAACAGGTTCTAAATCATTAGTCGTTTATTTCTCTTGGTCGGGCAATACCGAAAATGTCGCAAAGTCTATTCAGAGCCAAACGGATTCCGACATTTTTGAAATTGTACCCGCCACACCGTACAGCGACGATTATGATGCTGTTGTGGATTTGGCACAGGAGGAACAGAGAAACGATGCCCGCCCTGCAATTTCCGGCAACATCGAAAACTTTGAGCAGTACGATGTAGTCTATGTAGGCTTTCCGAACTGGTGGGGCGATATGCCGATGATTCTCTACACATTTTTTGATACTTATGATCTGTCCGGCAAGACGGTTGCCCTATTCTGCACCAGCGGAGGCAGCGGGCTTTCTGGAACAGTAAATGAGGTAAAATCCCTTGAGCCTAACGCTACCGTAACGGAGGGATTTCATATCGGCAGCGGTTCATCGTCAAATCCCGATAATGCAGTCAGCGAGTGGTTAAATAATATAGGACTTGCGAAATAG